A region from the Carassius carassius chromosome 33, fCarCar2.1, whole genome shotgun sequence genome encodes:
- the LOC132113959 gene encoding protocadherin alpha-C2-like isoform X8 → MAVAGRCSSIKENVPLYFCFFIVLLSVLTNAQIRYSIQEELETGTVVGDLVRDLGLDLRKLSARRIRISSDSARRYFSINHKTGKLVISDRIDRETLCEFSGTCTLSLDVVLENPFEQHNVDVEILDANDNSPLFPRDEYQLEISEGAQPGMRFSIEGAQDSDDASNSVRHYRLTSNEHLALDSTKPPADGKHIELVLKKPFDRELLQSHQFLLTATDGGSPPRSGTAKINVRVLDTNDNAPVFGSSVYKVKLRENSPVGALVIKLNATDRDEGTNGEVIYSFSSYTPDRVRQVFSVDTDSGEIRVKSNVDFEETNSYEMYIQAADRGQGAVAVHCKVVVEVLDVNDNPPEIVLSSLSSPVREDARGDTVVALISINDKDSGQNKQVSLDIITPNLPFKIKSFRNHYTIVTSAFLDRETIPSYNVTVTATDRGTPPLSSSMTIRVEVADVNDNPPRFEQPSYTVYVLENNVPSAPLCVIKATDPDAGENARITYTVLNDNNHGISVSSYVSVKPATGELYALRSFDFEKLREFHFQVKAQDNGVPHLSRVATVYIYIMDSNDHSPQFVRPAANGSLSTETILRNSEAGVLVSRVLAWDLDAGENAWLLYSLHHPPELDLFKVHEYTGEIRTTRRVNEDNSTVFSLTVHVRDHGLPPRSTSTTINIAVMEIPPKVAPDPKRIIRPHDTMIFSHVTLYLIIALSATTFVFLLTIFVLAIVRCHAYCSQPDACSCSPCCVSKKKKKTTMKKAPKDGGDGGGAAAGGDAGGGGGAAGGVTVQQQSAMMRRDLKVEPHYIEVRGNGSLTKTYCYKTCLTATSGSDTFMFYNTGRPLSGTWGSGADRFFTGQSGQFVRRLSMPDATAIQPKGPGADWRYSASLRAGMQSSVHMEESSVMQGAQGVLVQNWPTASSAPVFHGIKTSIQS, encoded by the coding sequence ATGGCTGTTGCAGGGCGATGTAGCTCCATAAAAGAGAAcgtgcctctttatttttgtttcttcattgttCTACTAAGTGTCCTTACAAATGCACAAATTCGCTACAGCATTCAGGAGGAGCTGGAGACCGGCACTGTCGTTGGTGATCTTGTTCGGGATCTTGGGTTGGATCTGCGAAAGCTTTCGGCTCGTCGTATCAGAATCAGCTCAGACAGTGCGAGGCGATACTTCAGCATCAACCACAAAACTGGTAAGCTTGTTATAAGCGACCGGATTGACCGCGAAACGCTCTGTGAATTCAGCGGCACCTGCACGCTTAGTCTCGACGTGGTGTTAGAAAACCCATTCGAACAGCACAACGTGGATGTTGAGATTCTGGATGCAAATGACAACTCGCCGCTTTTCCCCCGAGACGAGTACCAGTTGGAGATCTCCGAGGGCGCACAGCCAGGCATGCGGTTTTCTATTGAGGGCGCGCAGGATTCTGACGACGCCTCAAATTCCGTGCGCCATTATCGCCTCACCTCAAACGAACACCTGGCGCTCGATTCAACCAAACCACCTGCTGACGGAAAACACATAGAGCTCGTGCTGAAAAAACCTTTCGACCGTGAACTTTTGCAGTCGCACCAGTTTCTACTTACCGCTACAGACGGCGGATCTCCTCCGCGCTCAGGCACAGCTAAAATCAACGTGCGCGTTTTGGATACCAATGACAACGCGCCAGTCTTCGGCAGTTCCGTATACAAAGTGAAACTGCGGGAAAACTCTCCTGTTGGGGCGCTGGTAATTAAATTAAACGCCACTGATAGAGATGAGGGAACCAATGGCGAGGTGATTTACTCATTTAGCTCTTACACACCGGATAGAGTGAGGCAGGTGTTTtctgtagacacagacagtggaGAAATTAGAGTTAAAAGCAATGTGGACTTTGAAGAAACCAACAGCTATGAGATGTATATCCAGGCAGCAGACAGAGGCCAAGGGGCCGTAGCAGTGCACTGTAAAGTTGTGGTGGAGGTGCTGGATGTGAATGATAACCCTCCTGAGATTGTGCTCTCCTCTTTGTCCAGCCCAGTTCGGGAGGATGCTCGTGGAGACACTGTGGTGGCTTTAATAAGTATAAATGACAAAGACTCTGGACAAAACAAACAGGTCAGCTTGGACATCATCACCCCGAATCTACCTTTTAAAATCAAATCATTCCGAAACCATTACACCATTGTTACCTCTGCCTTCCTGGACCGGGAGACTATACCATCATACAATGTCACAGTTACAGCCACAGATCGTGGAACGCCACCTCTTTCATCATCAATGACAATACGAGTTGAAGTGGCAGATGTAAATGACAATCCACCCCGTTTTGAACAGCCTTCATACACTGTTTATGTCTTAGAAAACAATGTGCCTAGTGCACCTCTGTGTGTCATCAAGGCAACAGACCCCGATGCCGGCGAGAACGCTCGCATCACATACACCGTCCTAAATGACAACAACCATGGTATTTCAGTGTCATCGTATGTTTCTGTCAAACCTGCCACAGGTGAGTTGTACGCACTGCGATCCTTTGACTTTGAGAAGCTGCGTGAGTTTCATTTCCAGGTTAAAGCTCAAGACAATGGTGTGCCTCATTTGAGCAGAGTGGCAACTGTCTATATTTACATCATGGACTCCAACGACCACAGTCCTCAGTTTGTTCGCCCGGCAGCAAACGGCTCACTCTCCACAGAGACTATTTTGCGTAACTCAGAGGCAGGGGTCCTTGTTTCACGTGTGCTGGCTTGGGACTTAGATGCTGGAGAAAATGCCTGGTTGCTATACAGCCTCCATCACCCACCGGAACTGGACTTGTTTAAGGTGCACGAGTACACAGGTGAAATCCGCACAACACGGCGAGTAAATGAAGACAATTCTACTGTCTTTAGCCTCACAGTGCATGTACGAGATCATGGTTTGCCTCCTCGCTCCACATCTACAACGATCAACATTGCTGTCATGGAGATCCCACCCAAAGTGGCCCCAGACCCAAAACGCATTATCAGGCCACACGACACAATGATATTCTCCCATGTAACCCTGTATCTTATCATTGCCCTCAGTGCAACCACCTTTGTTTTCTTGCTTACCATCTTTGTCCTAGCAATCGTCCGATGCCATGCCTACTGCAGCCAGCCAGATGCTTGCTCCTGTTCACCTTGCTGTGTGtcgaagaagaaaaagaagacgaCAATGAAGAAGGCACCCAAAGATGGTGGAGATGGTGGTGGGGCTGCAGCTGGTGGAGATGCAGGTGGAGGTGGGGGCGCTGCTGGCGGGGTCACAGTCCAGCAGCAGTCTGCGATGATGCGGAGAGACCTGAAAGTGGAGCCACACTACATTGAGGTCCGAGGAAATGGCTCTTTAACCAAAACATACTGCTATAAAACCTGCCTGACCGCCACCTCAGGAAGTGACACTTTTATGTTCTACAATACGGGCCGGCCGTTGAGTGGGACTTGGGGCTCGGGGGCTGACCGTTTCTTCACAGGACAGAGTGGGCAGTTTGTGCGCAGGCTGAGCATGCCCGATGCTACGGCAATACAG
- the LOC132113959 gene encoding protocadherin alpha-C2-like isoform X3 has product MAVAGRCSSIKENVPLYFCFFIVLLSVLTNAQIRYSIQEELETGTVVGDLVRDLGLDLRKLSARRIRISSDSARRYFSINHKTGKLVISDRIDRETLCEFSGTCTLSLDVVLENPFEQHNVDVEILDANDNSPLFPRDEYQLEISEGAQPGMRFSIEGAQDSDDASNSVRHYRLTSNEHLALDSTKPPADGKHIELVLKKPFDRELLQSHQFLLTATDGGSPPRSGTAKINVRVLDTNDNAPVFGSSVYKVKLRENSPVGALVIKLNATDRDEGTNGEVIYSFSSYTPDRVRQVFSVDTDSGEIRVKSNVDFEETNSYEMYIQAADRGQGAVAVHCKVVVEVLDVNDNPPEIVLSSLSSPVREDARGDTVVALISINDKDSGQNKQVSLDIITPNLPFKIKSFRNHYTIVTSAFLDRETIPSYNVTVTATDRGTPPLSSSMTIRVEVADVNDNPPRFEQPSYTVYVLENNVPSAPLCVIKATDPDAGENARITYTVLNDNNHGISVSSYVSVKPATGELYALRSFDFEKLREFHFQVKAQDNGVPHLSRVATVYIYIMDSNDHSPQFVRPAANGSLSTETILRNSEAGVLVSRVLAWDLDAGENAWLLYSLHHPPELDLFKVHEYTGEIRTTRRVNEDNSTVFSLTVHVRDHGLPPRSTSTTINIAVMEIPPKVAPDPKRIIRPHDTMIFSHVTLYLIIALSATTFVFLLTIFVLAIVRCHAYCSQPDACSCSPCCVSKKKKKTTMKKAPKDGGDGGGAAAGGDAGGGGGAAGGVTVQQQSAMMRRDLKVEPHYIEVRGNGSLTKTYCYKTCLTATSGSDTFMFYNTGRPLSGTWGSGADRFFTGQSGQFVRRLSMPDATAIQPKGPGADWRYSASLRAGMQSSVHMEESSVMQGAQGVLVQNWPTASSAPVSSALASFAEPSCCSHAGYKDYDLAE; this is encoded by the coding sequence ATGGCTGTTGCAGGGCGATGTAGCTCCATAAAAGAGAAcgtgcctctttatttttgtttcttcattgttCTACTAAGTGTCCTTACAAATGCACAAATTCGCTACAGCATTCAGGAGGAGCTGGAGACCGGCACTGTCGTTGGTGATCTTGTTCGGGATCTTGGGTTGGATCTGCGAAAGCTTTCGGCTCGTCGTATCAGAATCAGCTCAGACAGTGCGAGGCGATACTTCAGCATCAACCACAAAACTGGTAAGCTTGTTATAAGCGACCGGATTGACCGCGAAACGCTCTGTGAATTCAGCGGCACCTGCACGCTTAGTCTCGACGTGGTGTTAGAAAACCCATTCGAACAGCACAACGTGGATGTTGAGATTCTGGATGCAAATGACAACTCGCCGCTTTTCCCCCGAGACGAGTACCAGTTGGAGATCTCCGAGGGCGCACAGCCAGGCATGCGGTTTTCTATTGAGGGCGCGCAGGATTCTGACGACGCCTCAAATTCCGTGCGCCATTATCGCCTCACCTCAAACGAACACCTGGCGCTCGATTCAACCAAACCACCTGCTGACGGAAAACACATAGAGCTCGTGCTGAAAAAACCTTTCGACCGTGAACTTTTGCAGTCGCACCAGTTTCTACTTACCGCTACAGACGGCGGATCTCCTCCGCGCTCAGGCACAGCTAAAATCAACGTGCGCGTTTTGGATACCAATGACAACGCGCCAGTCTTCGGCAGTTCCGTATACAAAGTGAAACTGCGGGAAAACTCTCCTGTTGGGGCGCTGGTAATTAAATTAAACGCCACTGATAGAGATGAGGGAACCAATGGCGAGGTGATTTACTCATTTAGCTCTTACACACCGGATAGAGTGAGGCAGGTGTTTtctgtagacacagacagtggaGAAATTAGAGTTAAAAGCAATGTGGACTTTGAAGAAACCAACAGCTATGAGATGTATATCCAGGCAGCAGACAGAGGCCAAGGGGCCGTAGCAGTGCACTGTAAAGTTGTGGTGGAGGTGCTGGATGTGAATGATAACCCTCCTGAGATTGTGCTCTCCTCTTTGTCCAGCCCAGTTCGGGAGGATGCTCGTGGAGACACTGTGGTGGCTTTAATAAGTATAAATGACAAAGACTCTGGACAAAACAAACAGGTCAGCTTGGACATCATCACCCCGAATCTACCTTTTAAAATCAAATCATTCCGAAACCATTACACCATTGTTACCTCTGCCTTCCTGGACCGGGAGACTATACCATCATACAATGTCACAGTTACAGCCACAGATCGTGGAACGCCACCTCTTTCATCATCAATGACAATACGAGTTGAAGTGGCAGATGTAAATGACAATCCACCCCGTTTTGAACAGCCTTCATACACTGTTTATGTCTTAGAAAACAATGTGCCTAGTGCACCTCTGTGTGTCATCAAGGCAACAGACCCCGATGCCGGCGAGAACGCTCGCATCACATACACCGTCCTAAATGACAACAACCATGGTATTTCAGTGTCATCGTATGTTTCTGTCAAACCTGCCACAGGTGAGTTGTACGCACTGCGATCCTTTGACTTTGAGAAGCTGCGTGAGTTTCATTTCCAGGTTAAAGCTCAAGACAATGGTGTGCCTCATTTGAGCAGAGTGGCAACTGTCTATATTTACATCATGGACTCCAACGACCACAGTCCTCAGTTTGTTCGCCCGGCAGCAAACGGCTCACTCTCCACAGAGACTATTTTGCGTAACTCAGAGGCAGGGGTCCTTGTTTCACGTGTGCTGGCTTGGGACTTAGATGCTGGAGAAAATGCCTGGTTGCTATACAGCCTCCATCACCCACCGGAACTGGACTTGTTTAAGGTGCACGAGTACACAGGTGAAATCCGCACAACACGGCGAGTAAATGAAGACAATTCTACTGTCTTTAGCCTCACAGTGCATGTACGAGATCATGGTTTGCCTCCTCGCTCCACATCTACAACGATCAACATTGCTGTCATGGAGATCCCACCCAAAGTGGCCCCAGACCCAAAACGCATTATCAGGCCACACGACACAATGATATTCTCCCATGTAACCCTGTATCTTATCATTGCCCTCAGTGCAACCACCTTTGTTTTCTTGCTTACCATCTTTGTCCTAGCAATCGTCCGATGCCATGCCTACTGCAGCCAGCCAGATGCTTGCTCCTGTTCACCTTGCTGTGTGtcgaagaagaaaaagaagacgaCAATGAAGAAGGCACCCAAAGATGGTGGAGATGGTGGTGGGGCTGCAGCTGGTGGAGATGCAGGTGGAGGTGGGGGCGCTGCTGGCGGGGTCACAGTCCAGCAGCAGTCTGCGATGATGCGGAGAGACCTGAAAGTGGAGCCACACTACATTGAGGTCCGAGGAAATGGCTCTTTAACCAAAACATACTGCTATAAAACCTGCCTGACCGCCACCTCAGGAAGTGACACTTTTATGTTCTACAATACGGGCCGGCCGTTGAGTGGGACTTGGGGCTCGGGGGCTGACCGTTTCTTCACAGGACAGAGTGGGCAGTTTGTGCGCAGGCTGAGCATGCCCGATGCTACGGCAATACAG